The genomic stretch TTGTTGTGCACTCGGGGGGGCGAATTGATGTTGTGGCTCCAATTCGGTGAAACCGCCGTGTCACGAGAAATATCTCAACCTATACTATATATTCCCGCCTTGTTTTAGCTTCCCTTAAACTAAATTATTTTTCGCACCTGTTGGTGGGGCAGAAATCTATGGAACCTCACCCCACTTCCCCGTTTGGCGATTGCTGGCCTCCGCTTGGCTGATAagtgatttttattgaatgtTATGTAGATTTCCAGCGATAAGCTCAGCTGTTTACGATACTCAATCAATGATAACCGCCTATTAATCGTTGTCTATCCCTTTGGCCCACAGAATGCCAGCTCAAGCACCTACCACCCGGAGAGGAAAGTGCTCTTGAATGGACACGCCGCCGCGGCCAGGGAGCACAAGTCGGAGTGCAAGCCCAACCAGGCAGAGGGCAAGCTCTCGCCGGAGATGGAGCACTACCAGAAGACCTCGTTCGAGGAGGTGCCCATGCACACGGCCTGCCTCACCTACCTGGGATTCTACCTGCTCATGATCCTGGGCTACATCAACCAGCTGCTGTTCGTGCCCAAAGTGGCCACGGAGAAGGGCCGCGAGGGCTACGTGGCCCTGTACGACGCCTTCGAGAGCTTCTACTCCCGCTACGTGTACCGCCGCATTAAGGATTGCTGGAACCGCCCCATCTGTAGTGTGCCCGGTGATGAGCTGACGCTCAAGGACCGCGTGACCGACGACTATGGTTGGAGCTTCAAGTTCACGGGCACGGAAACGCGTTGCCTCAATCTGGGCTCCTACAATTACCTGGGCTTTGCCGCCGCCACAGGTCGCTGCGCCGACGAGTCCGAAGAGAGGGCCCGCGACGCTGGTCTGGCTTACTGCAGTTCCCGCTGTGAACTGGGTAACAATGCtcagctggaggagctggagaagctgACTGCTCGCTACTTTGGCGTGGAGGACGCTATCGTTTTTGGCATGGGTTTCGCCACCAACGCCCTCAACCTGCCGTCTCTGCTCGGCCCGAACTGCATGGTGGTGAGCGATGAGAAGAACCACGCCTCGATCATCCTGGGCCTGCGTCTGTCCGGGGCCACAATCAAGGTGTTCAAGCACAACAACATGCGGGACTTGGAGCGCGTGCTGCGCGACGGCATCTGCTACGGCAATACCAAGAACGGAGGCAAACCCTGGTCCAAGGTGATGATCATTGTGGAGGGCATCTTCAGCATGGAGGGTTCCATAGTGCGCCTGCCCGAGGTGGTAGCCTTAAAGAAGAAGTACAAGGCATATCTGTATCTAGACGAGGCCCACAGCGTGGGTGCTATGGGCTCCCATGGAAGGGGCGTCACGGACTACTACAAGGTGGATCCAAAAGACGTCGACATCCTAATGGGCACGTTCACCAAGAGCTTCGGCAGTGCTGGGGGCTATCTAGCCGGATCTAAGGTGTGTTCCCCCTTTAACTAATGGTTATTTTCCCCACTAATTCTGCCACTTCTTgttccgctccagaaactgaTTGACTTCCTTCGTACCAACAGCCATGCCCACTGCTATGCTGGATCTATTTCGCCGCCCATTGCTCAGCAGATCCTCACCTCCATGAAGACTATCATGGGCGAGGATGGCACTGAAACGGGTCGGAACAAGATCATGCAACTGGCCAGGAACACGCGGTATTTCCGCCGTCGTCTGGCCCAGCTAGGAGTGATAACCTACGGCCACGAGGACTCGCCCGTGGTGCCC from Drosophila pseudoobscura strain MV-25-SWS-2005 chromosome 4, UCI_Dpse_MV25, whole genome shotgun sequence encodes the following:
- the lace gene encoding serine palmitoyltransferase 2 isoform X2; amino-acid sequence: MACVISENASSSTYHPERKVLLNGHAAAAREHKSECKPNQAEGKLSPEMEHYQKTSFEEVPMHTACLTYLGFYLLMILGYINQLLFVPKVATEKGREGYVALYDAFESFYSRYVYRRIKDCWNRPICSVPGDELTLKDRVTDDYGWSFKFTGTETRCLNLGSYNYLGFAAATGRCADESEERARDAGLAYCSSRCELGNNAQLEELEKLTARYFGVEDAIVFGMGFATNALNLPSLLGPNCMVVSDEKNHASIILGLRLSGATIKVFKHNNMRDLERVLRDGICYGNTKNGGKPWSKVMIIVEGIFSMEGSIVRLPEVVALKKKYKAYLYLDEAHSVGAMGSHGRGVTDYYKVDPKDVDILMGTFTKSFGSAGGYLAGSKKLIDFLRTNSHAHCYAGSISPPIAQQILTSMKTIMGEDGTETGRNKIMQLARNTRYFRRRLAQLGVITYGHEDSPVVPMLVYLFSKIGAVVRTLTTRHIAVVGAGFPATPIMEGRIRFCLSAAHTKEQLDYALEVIDETSDDLGLKYSRKPRDPNPIEY
- the lace gene encoding serine palmitoyltransferase 2 isoform X1 translates to MGNFDAFEQGLASPNGNGRLPNGHGCPKDSPSVDNQLKFSAPAYTEIRTRRCNAKAAAESKNASSSTYHPERKVLLNGHAAAAREHKSECKPNQAEGKLSPEMEHYQKTSFEEVPMHTACLTYLGFYLLMILGYINQLLFVPKVATEKGREGYVALYDAFESFYSRYVYRRIKDCWNRPICSVPGDELTLKDRVTDDYGWSFKFTGTETRCLNLGSYNYLGFAAATGRCADESEERARDAGLAYCSSRCELGNNAQLEELEKLTARYFGVEDAIVFGMGFATNALNLPSLLGPNCMVVSDEKNHASIILGLRLSGATIKVFKHNNMRDLERVLRDGICYGNTKNGGKPWSKVMIIVEGIFSMEGSIVRLPEVVALKKKYKAYLYLDEAHSVGAMGSHGRGVTDYYKVDPKDVDILMGTFTKSFGSAGGYLAGSKKLIDFLRTNSHAHCYAGSISPPIAQQILTSMKTIMGEDGTETGRNKIMQLARNTRYFRRRLAQLGVITYGHEDSPVVPMLVYLFSKIGAVVRTLTTRHIAVVGAGFPATPIMEGRIRFCLSAAHTKEQLDYALEVIDETSDDLGLKYSRKPRDPNPIEY